A section of the Sphingomonas ginsenosidivorax genome encodes:
- a CDS encoding DUF6894 family protein: protein MSIYFFEINDSKPAIACVGEKLPTLHAARCFALKYAAALICEQESEFWDGEDWIMTVTDANRLALFTITIYAAASPATMPLSRTG from the coding sequence ATGTCCATCTACTTTTTCGAAATCAACGACAGCAAACCGGCCATTGCTTGTGTGGGGGAGAAGCTTCCGACGCTTCACGCTGCTCGCTGTTTCGCCCTTAAATACGCCGCTGCGCTAATATGTGAGCAGGAGAGCGAATTTTGGGACGGTGAAGATTGGATAATGACAGTCACTGATGCCAACCGTTTGGCACTGTTCACGATCACGATCTACGCAGCCGCCTCGCCAGCAACCATGCCATTGAGCCGGACTGGTTAA